In a genomic window of Streptomyces roseoviridis:
- the tap gene encoding telomere-associated protein Tap: protein MSHPPSDPLSAVDALLAAVDGGQVLPSPAERVRLREAAGLTQAAVAQALGVRVPSIQAWEDGRAEPKAERLQAYRRLLDGLAERYPAPQPAPVPSASAVPASDRPSEAPAPPPDAARPAPSASRPAPSTRPAPSASRPAPSASRPASALSRPAAPRSARPAPPAPAAPGDDRFAHGPLAVVDATDDGQVLAYGVGGLVLDVPAKSLPALVEWTLAEARLGAEKLHGSGRDADPLLVLTTSALRRYGLPAELSEAERLAGRLPAGHKTVKQLEKADWLLTKRGFGPWARIYRPAQGGRRACVQLCIPSWNALDARSWGHAADLPPAELARVLGLYATRVLTPRGSTAVSGLELMTALTPPTRASAPDESGRRHSVHNPGSLGTQPLDPAPCEAPDGHPVLAHLPRFHVRGPDERLFEEAYDWARELTDDECMHRHLVGVDVNMAFAAGANGAVVGLAAPPVHVTNPDFDPKTPGSWLVDLSHVDLSHVLVAGQRAQLRGDLLPSPFTPTGERPTGPAWYATPTVAYAMELGYTVAPLEAWVRPEAGRYLDGWYKRLRDAYIATMADLGVGEKLDPARYLAAMDGYRQRDPEAAIVLDAIKQTVKGGIGKLQERARGGGWRPGEPWPALARPTWRPDIRATVISRARINMHRKMVNLAAATGRYPVAVLSDCAVYAADGPSPLDVLPYDAAGKTVPGSFRIGVSPGMVKHEGTQTTLWGEELREQTQAPLLNLARYIRTGALTAADTGE from the coding sequence ATGAGCCACCCCCCTTCCGACCCGCTCTCCGCCGTCGACGCCCTCCTCGCCGCCGTCGACGGCGGCCAGGTGCTGCCCTCCCCGGCCGAACGCGTACGCCTGCGCGAGGCCGCGGGCCTGACCCAGGCCGCCGTCGCCCAGGCGCTCGGCGTCCGCGTCCCCAGCATCCAGGCGTGGGAGGACGGCCGGGCCGAGCCGAAAGCCGAACGCCTCCAGGCGTACCGGCGCCTCCTCGACGGTCTGGCCGAGCGCTACCCCGCGCCGCAGCCGGCGCCCGTGCCGTCCGCCTCCGCCGTACCGGCCTCCGACCGGCCCTCCGAGGCCCCCGCACCGCCGCCCGACGCAGCACGCCCCGCGCCCTCCGCGTCACGCCCCGCGCCCTCCACACGCCCGGCGCCCTCCGCGTCACGCCCCGCGCCCTCCGCGTCGCGCCCCGCATCGGCCCTCTCCCGACCCGCCGCGCCGCGGTCGGCCCGGCCCGCGCCCCCGGCACCCGCCGCGCCCGGGGACGACCGCTTCGCCCACGGCCCGCTCGCCGTCGTCGACGCCACCGACGACGGCCAGGTGCTGGCGTACGGCGTCGGCGGCCTCGTCCTCGACGTCCCGGCGAAGTCGCTGCCCGCGCTCGTGGAATGGACGCTCGCCGAGGCACGCCTCGGCGCCGAGAAGCTGCACGGCTCGGGCCGCGACGCCGACCCCCTCCTCGTCCTGACCACCTCCGCCCTCCGGCGCTACGGGCTGCCTGCCGAACTGTCCGAAGCCGAGCGCCTGGCCGGCCGCCTGCCGGCCGGGCACAAGACGGTCAAGCAGCTCGAAAAGGCCGACTGGCTGCTCACCAAGCGCGGTTTCGGCCCGTGGGCACGGATCTACCGCCCCGCCCAGGGTGGCCGTCGCGCCTGCGTCCAGTTGTGCATCCCGTCCTGGAACGCACTCGACGCCCGCTCCTGGGGACACGCGGCCGACCTGCCGCCGGCCGAACTCGCCCGCGTCCTCGGTCTGTACGCCACCCGCGTGCTCACCCCGCGCGGATCGACCGCCGTCAGCGGCCTGGAGCTGATGACGGCGCTCACCCCGCCCACCCGCGCCTCCGCCCCCGATGAGAGCGGCAGGCGCCACAGCGTCCACAACCCCGGCTCGCTCGGCACCCAGCCGCTCGACCCGGCGCCGTGCGAGGCACCCGACGGACACCCGGTCCTCGCCCACCTGCCCCGCTTCCACGTCCGCGGCCCGGACGAGCGCCTCTTCGAGGAGGCGTACGACTGGGCCCGCGAACTCACCGACGACGAATGCATGCACCGCCACCTGGTCGGCGTCGACGTCAACATGGCCTTCGCCGCCGGGGCGAACGGCGCCGTCGTGGGCCTCGCCGCCCCACCGGTCCACGTCACCAACCCCGACTTCGACCCGAAGACGCCGGGTTCGTGGCTGGTCGACCTCTCCCACGTCGACCTGTCCCACGTCCTCGTCGCCGGACAGCGCGCCCAGCTGCGGGGCGACCTGCTGCCGAGCCCGTTCACGCCGACCGGCGAGCGCCCCACGGGCCCGGCCTGGTACGCGACGCCGACCGTGGCGTACGCGATGGAGCTCGGCTACACCGTCGCCCCCCTGGAGGCGTGGGTACGCCCCGAGGCCGGACGCTATCTGGACGGCTGGTACAAGCGCCTGCGCGACGCCTACATCGCCACGATGGCCGACCTCGGCGTCGGAGAGAAGCTCGACCCCGCCCGGTACCTGGCAGCGATGGACGGCTACCGGCAGCGGGACCCCGAGGCCGCGATCGTCCTGGACGCGATCAAGCAGACGGTGAAGGGCGGCATCGGCAAGCTGCAGGAGAGGGCGAGGGGCGGCGGCTGGCGCCCGGGGGAGCCCTGGCCGGCGCTCGCGCGCCCCACCTGGCGGCCGGACATCCGCGCCACCGTGATCTCCCGCGCCCGGATCAACATGCACCGCAAGATGGTCAACCTGGCGGCCGCCACCGGCCGTTACCCCGTCGCGGTGCTCTCCGACTGCGCGGTGTACGCCGCCGACGGCCCTTCCCCGCTCGACGTCCTGCCCTACGATGCCGCCGGCAAGACGGTGCCGGGCAGCTTCCGCATCGGCGTCTCGCCGGGGATGGTCAAGCACGAGGGCACCCAGACCACGCTGTGGGGCGAGGAACTGCGCGAGCAGACGCAGGCACCGCTCCTGAACCTCGCCCGCTACATCAGGACCGGCGCCCTGACGGCGGCGGACACAGGAGAGTAG
- the tpg gene encoding telomere-protecting terminal protein Tpg: MARSIGEGLHQALEQAQTRPVPKSAGAQMRYLVRQLKGTKAVAQLLRVSQRTVERYVKDQIKKPRPELAARMNREVQKRWQPRVKERAKKTAATTQGLVIDVRAQLGYDAPAGTTDEARLRHLTVALPPHHAARLFDAQDQGANDAALRKITADALKEVYFQQSGTRAAGLEEVRMLDVEHVEFGL, from the coding sequence ATGGCACGGTCGATCGGAGAGGGCCTGCACCAGGCCCTCGAGCAGGCACAGACCCGCCCGGTCCCCAAATCGGCGGGCGCCCAGATGCGCTACCTCGTCCGGCAGCTCAAGGGCACGAAGGCGGTCGCGCAACTCCTCCGCGTCTCCCAGCGCACCGTCGAGCGCTACGTGAAGGACCAGATCAAGAAGCCCCGCCCGGAACTCGCCGCCCGCATGAACCGCGAGGTGCAGAAGCGATGGCAGCCGAGGGTCAAGGAGCGGGCGAAGAAGACGGCCGCCACCACCCAGGGCCTGGTCATCGACGTCCGGGCACAGCTCGGTTACGACGCCCCCGCCGGCACCACCGACGAAGCCCGCCTGCGCCACCTCACCGTCGCCCTCCCACCCCACCACGCCGCCCGTCTCTTCGACGCCCAGGACCAGGGCGCCAACGACGCCGCCCTGCGGAAGATCACGGCCGACGCACTCAAGGAGGTCTACTTCCAGCAGAGCGGCACGCGCGCCGCCGGCCTCGAAGAGGTCCGCATGCTCGACGTCGAGCACGTCGAATTCGGCCTCTGA
- a CDS encoding RusA family crossover junction endodeoxyribonuclease: MFSAVVTEGDFSVREFRGSGRVDIRSAVDPLSLQADPGRKARFKDALASAVQKATTGVFTHDVEASVVWFVDEARRYQTHLVADLDNVIKPILDAVTGADGIMIDDNQIQSIRASWMTPGPGVGFDVRFAALREEDHLSREGLSFVEFGTDRCYMVPQAPRSVQVALVRGYRAALSAYQQLLDEGIPASAARSVLPSGRPFPRARLGGFEVLHHTAF, encoded by the coding sequence ATGTTCAGCGCAGTGGTCACCGAGGGGGATTTCTCGGTGCGTGAGTTTCGCGGTTCTGGTCGGGTCGACATTCGCAGTGCGGTGGACCCGCTTTCCCTTCAGGCGGATCCCGGCCGCAAGGCCCGCTTCAAGGACGCGCTCGCTTCAGCGGTCCAGAAGGCCACAACGGGCGTGTTCACACATGACGTCGAAGCCTCCGTGGTGTGGTTCGTCGATGAAGCCCGCCGCTACCAGACCCATCTGGTGGCGGATCTCGACAACGTCATCAAGCCGATACTCGATGCGGTGACCGGGGCGGACGGCATCATGATCGATGACAACCAGATCCAGTCGATCCGCGCCTCGTGGATGACGCCGGGGCCCGGGGTGGGTTTTGACGTGCGGTTCGCGGCGTTGAGAGAAGAGGACCACCTGTCCCGCGAGGGGCTGTCTTTCGTCGAATTCGGCACAGACCGCTGCTACATGGTGCCGCAGGCCCCGAGGTCCGTTCAGGTGGCACTGGTACGGGGGTACCGCGCGGCACTCTCCGCGTACCAACAATTGCTCGACGAGGGAATCCCCGCGAGCGCCGCCCGGAGCGTTCTTCCGTCGGGGCGGCCGTTTCCGCGTGCGCGGCTGGGCGGGTTCGAGGTTCTTCACCACACGGCCTTCTGA
- a CDS encoding serine/threonine-protein kinase: MADHLAFAALQPNDPTRLGPYRLLGRLGSGGMGTVFAAESQEARRVAIKVINAHLAGDERFAREFKREVTAARRVRPFCTAPVLDAQLDEHPLYIVTEYVDGPTLQDLVTRTGPLQGGALEQLAVGTAAALTAIHAAHVVHRDLKPANVLLSAVGPRVIDFGIARALDGPEASVQPTHLSGTPGYIAPEVLRGGPVTPAADLFAWGCVMAYAASGALPFRGEDVFVVHHRVLTDPPELSGLTPTLRPLVEQALDKDPGRRGSASALLATLVGDDRADAERATALVERSWPAPTLPAIAPERPAPAGAPEREGQARSTGRRRAVAAAGAVAIGAAVLVGALMWPEGDGGKEPADDAKVRSGPVTLHSPLSFELDTVPPTGAQRWIDTRDLTDDLRVQNHQGGAPDIRAMKPDVLARWEADQPPTEQQCADALTRAPFTTAESVKRGDRFCLQTSDGRTAYVRLVSLPLGQGETRLEATVWELPE; encoded by the coding sequence ATGGCCGACCACCTGGCCTTCGCCGCCTTGCAGCCGAACGATCCGACCCGTCTGGGACCGTACCGGCTGCTGGGCCGGCTCGGCAGCGGGGGCATGGGGACGGTCTTCGCGGCCGAGAGCCAGGAAGCGCGACGGGTCGCGATCAAGGTGATCAACGCCCACCTGGCCGGCGACGAACGGTTCGCCCGCGAGTTCAAGCGCGAGGTGACGGCCGCGCGCCGGGTCCGTCCCTTCTGCACGGCACCGGTCCTCGACGCGCAGCTGGACGAGCATCCGCTGTACATCGTCACCGAGTACGTCGACGGCCCGACCCTGCAGGACCTGGTCACCCGGACCGGGCCGCTTCAGGGCGGCGCGCTCGAGCAGCTGGCGGTCGGCACGGCCGCGGCCCTCACCGCGATCCACGCCGCCCACGTCGTCCACCGGGACCTCAAGCCGGCCAACGTGCTGCTGTCCGCGGTGGGGCCCAGGGTGATCGACTTCGGGATCGCCCGGGCCCTGGACGGCCCCGAGGCGTCCGTGCAGCCGACGCACCTGTCCGGTACGCCCGGCTACATCGCCCCGGAGGTCCTGCGCGGGGGACCGGTGACACCGGCCGCCGACCTCTTCGCCTGGGGCTGTGTCATGGCATACGCGGCATCGGGCGCGCTGCCGTTCCGAGGGGAGGACGTCTTCGTGGTGCACCATCGGGTGCTGACCGATCCGCCGGAACTGTCCGGCCTCACCCCCACGCTGCGCCCGCTGGTGGAACAGGCGCTGGACAAGGATCCCGGCCGACGCGGATCCGCTTCCGCACTCCTGGCGACGCTGGTCGGCGACGACCGCGCCGACGCCGAGCGGGCCACCGCACTGGTGGAGCGGTCCTGGCCGGCCCCGACGCTGCCGGCGATCGCTCCCGAGCGCCCCGCGCCCGCCGGGGCGCCGGAGCGCGAGGGTCAGGCCCGCAGCACGGGCCGACGCCGCGCGGTGGCGGCGGCCGGCGCGGTGGCCATCGGCGCGGCGGTCCTGGTCGGAGCGCTGATGTGGCCCGAGGGCGACGGGGGCAAGGAGCCCGCTGACGACGCCAAGGTCCGCAGCGGCCCTGTCACCCTGCACAGCCCGTTGTCCTTCGAACTCGACACGGTGCCGCCGACGGGCGCCCAGCGGTGGATCGACACCCGGGACCTCACGGACGACCTGCGCGTCCAGAACCACCAGGGAGGCGCCCCGGACATCCGGGCGATGAAGCCGGACGTCCTGGCCCGCTGGGAGGCCGACCAGCCCCCCACCGAGCAACAGTGCGCCGACGCCCTCACCCGCGCCCCCTTCACCACGGCCGAGAGCGTCAAGCGAGGCGACCGTTTCTGCCTGCAGACCAGCGACGGCCGCACGGCCTACGTCCGCCTCGTCAGCCTGCCCCTGGGCCAGGGCGAGACCCGTCTGGAGGCGACGGTCTGGGAGCTGCCGGAGTAG
- a CDS encoding DUF2716 domain-containing protein, translated as MIGDPVVVLPDAEYRRVWDRFYEDFGFRPSTNPIEWPAIKEPVASVTWSLAALDDDPSDERLDHLVAVVKQGLASSVGPSGTLFALDWQHTSYRFAPQEVDGPGQPPWPLSPCPDGDYFVFLAEDFRFGSFGHPWEESLCLFGEELLDVAATEVDEVLGPPIRRAGKAAGPVRS; from the coding sequence ATGATCGGAGATCCCGTGGTCGTACTGCCGGATGCCGAGTACCGGCGGGTATGGGACCGCTTCTACGAGGATTTCGGCTTCCGTCCGAGTACGAACCCAATCGAGTGGCCGGCCATCAAGGAGCCCGTCGCGTCGGTGACCTGGAGCCTCGCTGCGCTTGACGATGATCCGAGTGACGAGCGCCTGGACCACCTGGTCGCGGTCGTCAAGCAGGGGCTGGCTTCCTCCGTCGGCCCGTCGGGCACTTTGTTCGCCCTCGACTGGCAGCACACGTCGTACCGCTTCGCACCGCAGGAGGTCGACGGACCTGGGCAACCGCCTTGGCCGCTGAGCCCGTGTCCCGACGGGGACTACTTCGTCTTCCTTGCGGAGGACTTCCGCTTCGGGAGTTTCGGCCACCCTTGGGAGGAGTCTCTCTGCTTGTTCGGTGAGGAGCTTCTCGACGTCGCGGCCACGGAAGTCGACGAGGTTCTTGGGCCACCGATCCGCAGGGCGGGCAAGGCGGCAGGGCCGGTCCGCTCCTGA
- a CDS encoding DUF305 domain-containing protein, with amino-acid sequence MTKNPMRRGGAVAAVATVLSLALAPASFATGGPVPERSVSTTSQDAQPLPTSPAAYELGEELAGLSGKQLEVSFLAAVIPHHRGAVEMAKLERERGTDSGVRHRAENIISGQQHQLDRYTHWLRDWYGLTPQQARDQAPAEVREEMAELDKERRHRLDELRGTPAGKHFDTAFVKRMIPHHSAGIALSLEAQSRAVHHRLREAASTGITVQQTEIEDFRDWLGRHR; translated from the coding sequence TTGACGAAGAACCCCATGCGGCGCGGCGGCGCCGTCGCAGCGGTCGCCACCGTGCTGTCCCTCGCCCTCGCGCCGGCCTCGTTCGCCACCGGAGGTCCGGTTCCCGAGCGGTCCGTGAGCACGACGTCCCAGGACGCGCAGCCGCTGCCGACGTCCCCGGCGGCGTACGAGCTGGGAGAGGAGCTCGCCGGGCTGTCGGGCAAGCAGCTCGAAGTGAGCTTCCTGGCCGCGGTCATCCCGCACCACCGGGGCGCCGTCGAGATGGCGAAGCTGGAACGGGAACGCGGCACCGACTCCGGCGTCCGCCACCGCGCCGAGAACATCATCAGCGGCCAGCAGCACCAGCTCGACCGGTACACCCACTGGCTGCGCGACTGGTACGGCCTCACACCGCAGCAGGCCAGGGACCAGGCACCGGCCGAAGTCCGCGAAGAGATGGCCGAGCTGGACAAGGAGAGGCGCCACCGCCTCGACGAGCTGCGCGGGACGCCCGCCGGCAAGCACTTCGACACGGCGTTCGTGAAGCGCATGATCCCCCACCACTCCGCGGGCATCGCCCTCTCGCTCGAAGCCCAGTCCCGCGCCGTCCACCATCGGCTCCGCGAGGCCGCCTCGACCGGCATCACGGTCCAGCAGACCGAGATCGAGGACTTCCGCGACTGGCTCGGCCGCCACCGGTAG
- a CDS encoding zinc finger domain-containing protein, translated as MSDTVLDGAYEALRLYRHGAFSVVCPTCHVPAGELCLTRRSVHAGRRRAHRESTQGHTLLPLLAGRPR; from the coding sequence ATGTCCGACACAGTGCTGGACGGGGCGTACGAGGCGCTGCGGTTGTACCGACACGGCGCGTTCTCCGTGGTCTGCCCGACATGTCACGTGCCCGCGGGGGAGTTGTGCCTCACGCGGCGCAGCGTTCACGCGGGACGGCGCCGCGCACACCGGGAAAGCACACAGGGCCACACGCTCCTACCGCTGCTCGCGGGTCGCCCGCGATGA
- a CDS encoding C39 family peptidase encodes MSGFAFMISEASGPRTRLRRPLAALLVAFAALLGVLAAPVPAHAAVWKEYPPAANRTCSETRTYNGTAYQVCLEFNYSRTQVRTVAFVNPGAYTNFQVNIRLAFGGGGPDITDSCPTMTTNGSRACYTAFTDLRRPYAVAEATFGIAGQWQRTVRALDMRVEPKVQQEWNWCGPGVVQTTLATLGYSAPSQAELADKLGTDTSLGGVTWPGRMPGVLNQYISSSDWQYTFEDGSVATGPLYEALKGHIRSSLNRGKPVMVLVVPGKLPWNTNPTPLLRHYVTIHGYGGAVGADGNVNATTYKVTDPADGSEHSIDVDTLLLNNANLAWNGIDSVAIVRT; translated from the coding sequence ATGTCTGGATTCGCGTTCATGATCAGTGAGGCGTCGGGCCCACGCACCCGTCTGAGACGTCCCCTGGCGGCGCTGCTCGTGGCGTTCGCGGCTCTTCTCGGCGTGCTGGCAGCGCCCGTTCCGGCGCACGCCGCGGTGTGGAAGGAATACCCGCCGGCGGCGAACCGGACCTGCAGCGAGACCAGGACCTACAACGGCACGGCGTACCAGGTCTGCCTCGAGTTCAACTACAGCCGCACCCAGGTGCGTACGGTTGCCTTCGTCAACCCGGGCGCCTACACGAACTTCCAGGTGAACATCCGCCTGGCCTTCGGCGGAGGCGGCCCGGACATCACCGACTCCTGCCCGACCATGACCACCAACGGCAGCCGGGCGTGTTACACCGCGTTCACCGACCTGCGCCGCCCCTACGCCGTCGCGGAGGCCACTTTCGGCATCGCCGGTCAGTGGCAGCGCACGGTCCGGGCCCTGGACATGCGGGTGGAGCCCAAGGTGCAGCAGGAGTGGAACTGGTGCGGCCCCGGCGTCGTCCAGACGACGTTGGCCACGCTCGGCTACTCGGCACCGTCGCAGGCGGAACTCGCGGACAAGCTGGGGACGGACACCAGCCTCGGCGGCGTGACCTGGCCGGGCAGGATGCCCGGAGTCCTCAACCAGTACATTTCGTCGTCGGACTGGCAGTACACCTTCGAGGACGGCAGCGTCGCCACCGGGCCGCTCTACGAAGCCCTCAAGGGCCACATCCGGTCGTCGCTGAACCGGGGCAAGCCCGTCATGGTTCTCGTCGTCCCGGGCAAGCTGCCGTGGAACACGAACCCCACGCCGCTGCTGCGCCACTACGTGACCATCCACGGATACGGCGGCGCGGTGGGCGCCGATGGCAACGTCAACGCCACGACGTACAAGGTCACCGACCCCGCCGACGGATCCGAGCACTCGATCGACGTCGACACCCTGCTCCTGAACAACGCCAACCTCGCCTGGAACGGCATCGACTCCGTCGCCATCGTCCGCACCTGA
- a CDS encoding LysR family transcriptional regulator — MELRDIEIFLTLAEELHFGRTAERLHISQARVSQSVRQQERRLGGALFDRSTRTVTLTLLGRRLRDDLEPGYGQIRAAIDRAARAALGGCGTVRVGAMGALPSELRWLVDAYKAQFPQCAVEFTEFHFSDPFVKLRTGEVDAQLMWLPVPQDQGWCGPVVLTEGRVLAVCTASPLAARSSVSMEDLAGRTVLDPGQNVPESWFAAMCPDRTPSGQPIPRGPQARTFHEILALVAAGRIVCPLNGHVPRYYSYPGVTLLPIHDAPLTEWALVLPTAEPAPHVRALVDLARTLGARHVAATPSEAPLG; from the coding sequence GTGGAACTGCGGGACATCGAGATCTTCCTGACCCTCGCGGAGGAACTGCACTTCGGCCGGACGGCCGAGCGGCTGCACATCTCGCAGGCGCGCGTCAGCCAGTCGGTCAGGCAGCAGGAACGCCGCCTGGGCGGCGCTCTGTTCGACCGCAGCACCCGCACCGTCACGCTGACCCTGCTGGGCCGGCGCCTGCGAGACGACCTGGAGCCCGGCTACGGACAGATACGCGCGGCGATCGACCGGGCGGCCCGGGCCGCCCTCGGCGGCTGCGGAACCGTACGCGTGGGAGCGATGGGCGCCCTGCCGTCCGAACTCCGGTGGCTGGTGGACGCGTACAAGGCGCAGTTCCCGCAGTGCGCGGTGGAGTTCACGGAGTTCCACTTCAGCGACCCCTTCGTCAAACTGCGTACCGGAGAGGTGGACGCGCAGTTGATGTGGCTGCCCGTGCCGCAGGACCAGGGGTGGTGCGGGCCGGTGGTGCTGACCGAGGGCCGGGTTCTGGCCGTGTGCACCGCCTCACCCCTCGCGGCGCGCAGCTCGGTCTCCATGGAGGACCTGGCCGGCCGGACGGTCCTCGACCCGGGACAGAACGTCCCCGAGAGCTGGTTCGCCGCCATGTGTCCCGACCGCACCCCCAGCGGGCAGCCCATCCCCCGCGGACCTCAGGCACGGACCTTCCACGAGATCCTCGCCCTGGTCGCGGCAGGGCGCATCGTCTGTCCCCTCAACGGCCACGTCCCCCGCTACTACAGCTACCCCGGCGTGACCCTGCTGCCCATCCACGACGCCCCCCTCACCGAATGGGCACTCGTCCTGCCCACCGCCGAACCCGCGCCCCATGTGCGGGCTCTCGTCGACCTGGCCCGCACACTCGGCGCCCGCCACGTCGCTGCGACCCCGAGCGAGGCGCCGCTGGGGTGA